The Frondihabitans australicus genome includes a region encoding these proteins:
- a CDS encoding thioester domain-containing protein, translating into MQSPGVGGEQRVRGRGRKGLPILLALIVALIAAVALPGSAQALAATGHGVGYLASDGVNWIGTYRLADGRLAFCLEAGKASPVGHDYVVSNSSSALGLSKSDLGELAYIARKWSGTNDATTAAAGQLAVWTIAGLHGHPQSWYADRAGAQSAAVVSQANAMLAQAKANATVGGSASLSLRLEADGTGWAKADLTTQLASGGTRPANPSSQSGTMTLTGGVFDDGSTSTTVKNAEYVHVKATGDGVSLTVRASVTFAGLPFDSAVTVGSAGAGTQMLLFTPASTSTATASSTQSELSPLPFQPRVETRTSQTEARAGAAISDSLRLDAAPGDGLMSDWGVYGDSLSSTLPIPVTVRSTLLGPFDAAPTPATEWPADAPTVCSVEVVANTGPGDYRTPECTLPSDGFFVWVETIDPADTPAEKGGGRVRPWKSGFGTATEVTHATTGARVPSIRTTAATGSHDGGAFAPGDCVADGLSVTGLGDDASAPAAEVESLLLGPFDEEPADGHDFGLDDLTSLPVAGSVTTSVSHDGDYTTPCVTVTKTGHYVFVLRSPGSADGDGDGEGAQGAGSDGIPAFSDLVAHTAEALEVAAPDVPVTPVTPETPDQPSTPAKPHRPATPAKPTPAAARVLAYTGAESMAPEALAGAGAIALGLAVLLVLAITRRARRRGADPDAVRASRSERP; encoded by the coding sequence GTGCAATCCCCGGGGGTGGGCGGCGAGCAGAGGGTGCGAGGCAGGGGGCGGAAGGGCCTCCCGATCCTGCTCGCCCTGATCGTCGCCCTCATCGCCGCCGTGGCCCTGCCGGGATCAGCGCAGGCCCTCGCCGCCACCGGGCACGGGGTCGGGTACCTCGCCAGCGACGGCGTGAACTGGATCGGCACCTACCGTCTGGCCGACGGCCGCCTCGCGTTCTGTCTCGAGGCCGGCAAGGCGTCGCCCGTGGGGCACGACTACGTCGTGTCGAACAGCTCGTCGGCACTCGGGCTGTCGAAGTCCGACCTCGGCGAGCTCGCCTACATCGCACGGAAGTGGTCGGGCACGAACGACGCCACGACCGCGGCCGCCGGCCAGCTCGCCGTCTGGACAATCGCGGGCCTGCACGGGCATCCGCAGAGCTGGTACGCCGATCGCGCCGGAGCGCAGAGCGCAGCCGTGGTGTCGCAGGCGAACGCGATGCTCGCGCAGGCGAAAGCGAACGCCACCGTGGGCGGCTCGGCGTCGCTCTCCCTCCGGCTCGAGGCGGACGGCACCGGGTGGGCGAAAGCGGACCTGACGACCCAGCTCGCCTCGGGCGGCACACGTCCGGCCAATCCGTCGTCGCAGTCGGGCACGATGACCCTCACCGGCGGCGTGTTCGACGACGGATCCACGTCGACGACCGTCAAGAACGCCGAGTACGTCCACGTGAAAGCGACCGGTGACGGCGTCTCGCTCACGGTGCGAGCCTCGGTCACGTTCGCCGGCCTCCCGTTCGACTCGGCCGTCACGGTCGGGTCGGCCGGCGCGGGCACGCAGATGCTCCTGTTCACGCCGGCGTCGACCTCCACGGCCACGGCATCGAGCACGCAGAGCGAGCTGTCGCCGCTGCCCTTCCAGCCGCGGGTCGAGACGCGGACCAGCCAGACCGAAGCCCGTGCCGGCGCCGCGATCAGCGATTCCCTGCGCCTCGACGCCGCCCCGGGCGACGGGCTGATGAGCGACTGGGGCGTGTACGGCGACAGTCTGTCGTCGACGCTGCCGATCCCCGTCACGGTGCGCAGCACGCTGCTCGGCCCGTTCGACGCGGCGCCGACCCCGGCGACGGAGTGGCCCGCCGATGCTCCGACGGTGTGCTCCGTCGAGGTCGTCGCGAACACCGGCCCCGGCGACTACCGGACTCCCGAGTGCACGCTGCCGAGCGACGGGTTCTTCGTGTGGGTCGAGACCATCGACCCGGCCGACACACCGGCCGAGAAGGGCGGCGGTCGCGTCCGGCCGTGGAAGTCGGGCTTCGGCACGGCGACCGAGGTGACGCACGCGACGACGGGCGCACGGGTGCCGAGCATCCGGACCACGGCTGCGACGGGGTCCCATGACGGCGGGGCGTTCGCCCCGGGCGACTGCGTGGCCGACGGGCTCAGCGTGACAGGGCTCGGCGACGATGCGTCGGCTCCTGCGGCCGAGGTCGAGAGCCTGCTGCTCGGGCCGTTCGACGAGGAGCCGGCCGACGGGCACGACTTCGGCCTCGACGACCTCACGAGCCTGCCGGTCGCGGGCAGCGTGACGACCTCCGTCTCGCACGACGGCGACTACACCACGCCGTGCGTCACCGTGACGAAGACAGGCCACTACGTCTTCGTGCTGCGGTCTCCGGGCTCGGCCGACGGCGACGGCGACGGCGAGGGTGCTCAGGGCGCGGGATCCGACGGCATCCCGGCGTTCTCCGACCTCGTCGCGCACACCGCCGAGGCCCTCGAAGTAGCGGCCCCCGACGTGCCGGTGACTCCGGTCACGCCCGAGACACCCGACCAGCCCTCGACCCCCGCGAAGCCGCACCGACCGGCGACCCCTGCGAAGCCGACGCCGGCGGCGGCGCGCGTGCTCGCGTACACCGGCGCCGAGTCGATGGCCCCGGAGGCCCTCGCCGGGGCGGGAGCGATCGCGCTCGGGCTCGCCGTGCTGCTCGTCCTCGCGATCACACGACGTGCGCGACGTCGAGGCGCCGACCCGGACGCCGTCAGAGCTTCTCGATCGGAGCGACCTTGA
- a CDS encoding ATP-dependent helicase: protein MTIVLEPFDNSDGGPVSSGSGPRASATDDRLTAGLNPQQKEAVEYRGQSLLIVAGAGSGKTSVLTRRIAGLIDSREAWPSQILAITFTNKAAAEMRERVAALVGQSSEGMWISTFHSACVRILRREAEQFGFTKSFTIYDSADSRALLKRILKELDADSLGFTVSQASGKISKLKNELSDVESYSRQINAGDPQDVMFLEIFRQYTRELQRANAFDFDDLIAQTVYLFRAFPKVAAVYQRRFRHILVDEYQDTNHAQYALIRELTRPVDPDVVDELERGGQFVQSLRDGSGRIPGASLTVVGDSDQSIYAFRGADIRNITEFEHDFPHSKVILLEQNYRSTQNILDAANAVIANNFDRQAKNLFTTVGSGDKIVGFTGYTGHDEAQFVADEIAALHDSGTAYKDMAVFYRTNSQTRALEEIFIRSAIPYRVLGGTKFYERAEIKDAMAYLISVANPADPLALRRIMNVPKRGIGPATETALQRYADQNEVGLRDAMRDAASLGLGPKVTGAITGLATLLDGVQQTAATDPVSDILVALLEGSGLVAALRASRDPQDEARAENIDELVAVTKEFQKNNPDGTLLDFLTEVSLVAAADELDDSSGTVSLMTLHTAKGLEYDAVFLTGVEEDLLPHRMSASEPGGPSEERRLFYVGITRAKKKLFLSLAMTRAQFGEVNVAMPSRYLQEIPAELIDWKQSPGMANSRGGTQPRALNARRDGGFGGDSGAYGNRPRAGGGYGSGSYDRATAAAKTRPKTEWANRVTGTVRDNGDLELDAGDRISHVDFGEGSVLAVTGVGPRRIAEVQFDTAGRKKLLIKVAPIEKL, encoded by the coding sequence ATGACGATCGTTCTCGAGCCCTTCGACAACTCCGACGGCGGGCCGGTGTCTTCCGGCTCCGGGCCGCGCGCCTCGGCGACCGACGATCGGCTCACGGCGGGGCTCAACCCGCAGCAGAAGGAGGCGGTCGAGTACCGCGGGCAGTCACTCCTCATCGTGGCGGGCGCGGGCTCGGGCAAGACCAGCGTGCTGACCCGTCGCATCGCCGGGCTGATCGACTCGCGCGAGGCGTGGCCGAGCCAGATCCTCGCGATCACCTTCACGAACAAGGCCGCGGCCGAGATGCGCGAGCGCGTCGCCGCCCTCGTCGGCCAGTCGTCCGAGGGCATGTGGATCTCGACGTTCCACTCGGCGTGCGTGCGGATCCTGCGCCGCGAGGCGGAGCAGTTCGGCTTCACGAAGAGCTTCACGATCTACGACTCGGCCGACTCGCGGGCGCTTCTCAAGCGGATCCTGAAAGAGCTGGACGCCGACTCCCTCGGCTTCACCGTGAGCCAGGCCTCGGGCAAGATCTCGAAGCTGAAGAACGAGCTCTCCGACGTCGAGAGCTACTCGCGGCAGATCAACGCCGGCGACCCGCAGGACGTCATGTTCCTCGAGATCTTCCGCCAGTACACGCGCGAGCTGCAGCGCGCGAACGCCTTCGACTTCGACGACCTCATCGCCCAGACGGTCTACCTCTTCCGCGCTTTCCCGAAGGTGGCGGCCGTCTACCAGCGGCGGTTCCGTCACATCCTGGTCGACGAGTACCAGGACACCAACCACGCCCAGTACGCCCTCATCCGCGAGCTCACCCGCCCGGTCGACCCCGACGTCGTCGACGAGCTCGAGCGCGGCGGCCAGTTCGTGCAGTCCCTGCGCGACGGCAGCGGGCGGATCCCCGGCGCCTCGCTCACGGTGGTCGGCGACTCCGACCAGTCCATCTACGCCTTCCGCGGTGCGGACATTCGCAACATCACCGAGTTCGAGCACGACTTCCCACACTCGAAGGTGATCCTCCTCGAGCAGAACTACCGGTCGACGCAGAACATCCTCGACGCTGCCAACGCCGTCATCGCGAACAACTTCGACCGCCAGGCGAAGAACCTCTTCACGACCGTCGGCTCGGGCGACAAGATCGTCGGCTTCACCGGGTACACCGGCCACGACGAGGCGCAGTTCGTCGCCGACGAGATCGCGGCGCTGCACGACTCCGGCACCGCCTACAAAGACATGGCGGTGTTCTACCGCACGAACTCGCAGACCCGTGCGCTGGAGGAGATCTTCATCCGGTCGGCGATTCCCTACCGCGTGCTGGGCGGCACGAAGTTCTACGAGCGGGCCGAGATCAAAGACGCGATGGCGTACCTCATCTCCGTGGCGAACCCCGCCGACCCGCTGGCGCTCCGCCGCATCATGAACGTCCCGAAGCGCGGCATCGGCCCGGCGACCGAGACGGCGCTGCAGCGCTACGCCGACCAGAACGAGGTGGGCCTCCGCGACGCCATGCGCGATGCCGCCTCGCTCGGCCTCGGCCCGAAGGTCACCGGCGCGATCACCGGGCTCGCCACCCTCCTCGACGGCGTCCAGCAGACCGCGGCCACCGACCCCGTGAGCGACATCCTCGTGGCGCTGCTCGAGGGCTCCGGCCTCGTCGCTGCGCTGCGCGCCTCCCGTGATCCGCAGGACGAAGCGCGGGCCGAGAACATCGACGAACTCGTCGCCGTGACCAAGGAGTTCCAGAAGAACAACCCCGACGGCACGCTCCTCGACTTCCTCACCGAGGTGTCGCTGGTCGCCGCGGCCGACGAGCTCGACGACTCGAGCGGTACGGTCTCGCTGATGACGCTTCACACCGCGAAGGGCCTGGAGTACGACGCTGTCTTCCTCACGGGAGTGGAGGAGGACCTCCTGCCCCACCGCATGTCGGCCTCCGAACCCGGCGGCCCGTCGGAGGAGCGCCGGCTGTTCTACGTCGGCATCACGCGGGCGAAGAAGAAGCTGTTCCTGTCGCTGGCCATGACCCGTGCCCAGTTCGGCGAGGTCAACGTCGCCATGCCGTCGCGCTATCTGCAGGAGATCCCCGCCGAGCTCATCGACTGGAAGCAGTCGCCCGGCATGGCCAACAGCCGGGGCGGCACGCAGCCCCGGGCGCTGAACGCACGGCGCGACGGCGGCTTCGGGGGCGACTCCGGTGCATACGGAAATCGCCCCCGAGCCGGCGGCGGCTACGGGTCAGGCAGCTACGACCGGGCGACGGCCGCAGCGAAGACCCGACCGAAGACCGAGTGGGCCAATCGCGTCACCGGGACGGTCCGCGACAACGGTGACCTCGAGCTCGATGCGGGCGACCGCATCTCGCACGTCGACTTCGGCGAGGGCTCGGTGCTGGCGGTCACGGGCGTCGGCCCGCGCCGGATCGCCGAGGTGCAGTTCGACACGGCCGGTCGCAAGAAGCTGCTCATCAAGGTCGCTCCGATCGAGAAGCTCTGA
- a CDS encoding glycerophosphodiester phosphodiesterase family protein, which yields MRVNPRPLVIAHRGACGHRPEHGADAYRLALELGADAIEPDIVATRDGVLILRHENEIGGTTDVADHVSFADRRTTKTIDGVEVTGWFTEDFTWAELSTLRIRERLPKLRPLSAAHDGEGRIQRLADLLSLLDTDAARGRLAADGSPAPVGLVAEIKHATYFKSIGLPLDQLFAQELSEAGWTNDSRLTIESFEQTVLGRLRGLGVGGRLVYLIEAEGAAADLVARDGSAALLYGEQVSPEGLAALAGAVDGISVAKKMLVTSKGVAQPGLVEDAHAVGLDVFTWTLRPENRFLSKALRSGGGKAEFGRWRTEFARIIGTGVDGVFADFPDLVRELVDRAPAVV from the coding sequence GTGCGGGTGAATCCGCGACCCCTCGTCATCGCCCACCGCGGCGCCTGCGGCCACCGGCCCGAACACGGCGCCGACGCCTACCGCCTCGCGCTCGAGCTGGGGGCGGACGCCATCGAGCCCGACATCGTCGCCACGCGCGACGGGGTGCTGATCCTGCGCCATGAGAACGAGATCGGCGGCACCACCGACGTGGCCGACCACGTCTCGTTCGCCGACCGTCGCACCACCAAGACGATCGACGGCGTCGAGGTCACCGGCTGGTTCACCGAGGACTTCACCTGGGCCGAGCTGTCGACCCTGCGGATCCGCGAGCGCCTGCCCAAGCTGCGCCCGCTGAGTGCCGCGCACGACGGCGAGGGCAGGATCCAGAGGCTCGCCGACCTGCTGTCACTCCTCGACACCGACGCCGCCCGGGGCCGGCTCGCCGCCGACGGGAGCCCCGCGCCGGTCGGTCTCGTCGCCGAGATCAAGCACGCCACCTACTTCAAGTCGATCGGTCTGCCCCTCGACCAGCTCTTCGCGCAGGAGCTGAGCGAGGCCGGCTGGACGAACGACTCCCGCCTCACGATCGAGAGCTTCGAGCAGACAGTGCTCGGTCGACTCCGGGGGCTCGGTGTCGGCGGGCGGCTCGTCTATCTGATCGAAGCGGAGGGCGCCGCCGCCGACCTGGTGGCCCGCGACGGCAGCGCCGCACTCCTCTACGGCGAGCAGGTGTCGCCGGAGGGCCTCGCCGCGCTCGCCGGCGCCGTCGACGGGATCAGCGTCGCGAAGAAGATGCTCGTGACGTCGAAGGGCGTCGCGCAGCCGGGCCTCGTCGAGGACGCCCATGCCGTCGGGCTCGACGTGTTCACCTGGACGCTCCGGCCCGAGAACAGGTTCCTCTCGAAGGCGCTTCGGAGCGGCGGTGGCAAGGCCGAGTTCGGTCGCTGGCGGACCGAGTTCGCGCGCATCATCGGCACCGGGGTCGACGGCGTGTTCGCCGACTTCCCCGACCTCGTGCGCGAGCTGGTCGACCGGGCGCCCGCCGTCGTCTGA
- a CDS encoding Bax inhibitor-1/YccA family protein, with translation MARRSNPGFGQSPAFSNDPRDLDRWRASQAGGTTATMSAVELQELYNQPSATPRDTDRMTYEDTIAKTFGVFAVLLAGAVVGWVVPGIWIVGGIAGFVLAMVNIFKKRPSAALVLLYGAAEGLFVGGLSRVFDGIWPGIVPQAVFGTLGVFAITLALFASGKVRASRRATQIFLVAMVGYAAFSLVNFILMLTGVTNSPFGLRSAEIYGIPIGFLLGIFVVIMAAYSLVLDFTQIKVGVERGAPRVFGWQAAFGLVVTIVWLYTEILRMLALLRGNN, from the coding sequence ATGGCACGACGATCAAACCCCGGCTTCGGTCAGTCGCCGGCATTCTCGAACGACCCCCGCGACCTCGACCGCTGGCGCGCGTCGCAGGCCGGCGGCACGACCGCGACGATGAGCGCCGTCGAGCTGCAGGAGCTCTACAACCAGCCGAGCGCGACCCCGCGCGACACCGACCGCATGACCTACGAAGACACGATCGCGAAGACGTTCGGCGTCTTCGCCGTCCTCCTCGCGGGCGCCGTCGTCGGCTGGGTGGTGCCCGGCATCTGGATCGTGGGCGGCATCGCGGGCTTCGTCCTCGCGATGGTGAACATCTTCAAGAAGCGCCCCTCGGCTGCCCTGGTGCTGCTGTACGGCGCGGCCGAGGGCCTCTTCGTCGGTGGCCTCTCGCGCGTCTTCGACGGCATCTGGCCCGGCATCGTGCCTCAGGCCGTGTTCGGCACGCTGGGCGTCTTCGCGATCACGCTGGCGCTGTTCGCGAGCGGCAAGGTGAGGGCGTCGCGTCGCGCGACCCAGATCTTCCTCGTGGCGATGGTCGGCTACGCCGCGTTCTCGCTGGTGAACTTCATCCTCATGCTGACCGGTGTCACCAACAGCCCGTTCGGGCTTCGCAGCGCCGAGATCTACGGCATCCCGATCGGCTTCCTGCTCGGCATCTTCGTCGTCATCATGGCCGCGTACTCGCTCGTGCTCGACTTCACGCAGATCAAGGTCGGCGTCGAGCGCGGCGCTCCGCGAGTCTTCGGGTGGCAGGCGGCGTTCGGTCTGGTCGTCACCATCGTGTGGCTGTACACCGAGATCCTGCGCATGCTCGCGCTGCTCCGCGGCAACAACTGA
- the guaA gene encoding glutamine-hydrolyzing GMP synthase — translation MSDETSQKPVLVVDFGAQYAQLIARRVREANVYSEIVPHTITADEVAAKEPVGIVLSGGPSSVYEEGAPRLDPAILDLGIPVLGICYGFQSMAVALGGEVAQTGLREYGATDVTLAEVESTLLAGQPGSQTTWMSHGDSVSKAPAGFDVLASSASTPVAAFASDERRLYGVQWHPEVKHSDFGQAVLENFLHRAAGIPADWNSGSVIAEQVARIQAQVGSGRVICGLSGGVDSAVAAAIVHRAVGDQLTCIFVDHGLLRADERAQVEKDYVAATGIRLVTVDAEKQFLDALAGVTDPEQKRKIIGREFIRSFEEAAAALVLEASGSDDSEPVKFLVQGTLYPDVVESGGGTGTANIKSHHNVGGLPEDLQFELVEPLRTLFKDEVRAIGRELGLPEVIVGRQPFPGPGLGIRIVGEVTHERLELLRAADKIARTELTAAGLDGEIWQCPVVLLADVRSVGVQGDGRTYGHPIVLRPVSSEDAMTADWTRLPYDVLARISNRITNEVAGVNRVVLDVTSKPPGTIEWE, via the coding sequence GTGAGCGACGAGACCAGCCAGAAGCCCGTCCTCGTCGTCGATTTCGGCGCCCAGTACGCCCAGCTCATCGCCCGGCGCGTGCGCGAGGCGAACGTCTACAGCGAGATCGTCCCGCACACGATCACGGCCGACGAGGTGGCCGCGAAGGAGCCCGTGGGCATCGTCCTGTCGGGCGGCCCGTCGAGCGTCTACGAGGAGGGGGCTCCGCGGCTCGACCCGGCGATCCTCGACCTCGGGATCCCCGTCCTCGGCATCTGCTACGGCTTCCAGTCGATGGCCGTCGCGCTCGGCGGCGAGGTCGCCCAGACCGGCCTGCGCGAGTACGGCGCGACCGACGTCACTCTCGCCGAGGTCGAGTCGACGCTCCTCGCCGGTCAGCCAGGATCGCAGACGACCTGGATGAGCCACGGCGATTCCGTCTCGAAGGCGCCCGCGGGCTTCGACGTGCTCGCCTCGAGCGCCTCCACGCCGGTGGCGGCCTTCGCCTCCGACGAGCGTCGTCTCTACGGTGTGCAGTGGCACCCCGAGGTCAAGCACTCCGACTTCGGCCAGGCCGTGCTCGAGAACTTCCTCCACCGCGCCGCGGGCATCCCCGCCGACTGGAACTCGGGCAGCGTCATCGCCGAGCAGGTCGCCAGGATCCAGGCGCAGGTCGGCTCCGGCCGCGTCATCTGCGGTCTCTCCGGCGGCGTCGACTCGGCGGTCGCCGCGGCCATCGTCCACCGCGCCGTCGGCGACCAGCTCACCTGCATCTTCGTCGACCACGGCCTCCTCCGCGCCGACGAGCGCGCTCAGGTCGAGAAGGACTACGTGGCGGCCACCGGCATCCGCCTCGTCACCGTCGACGCAGAGAAGCAGTTCCTCGACGCTCTCGCCGGCGTCACCGACCCCGAGCAGAAGCGCAAGATCATCGGGCGCGAGTTCATCCGCTCCTTCGAGGAAGCAGCGGCCGCCCTCGTCCTCGAGGCCTCAGGCTCCGACGACTCCGAGCCCGTGAAGTTCCTGGTGCAGGGCACGCTCTACCCCGACGTCGTCGAGTCGGGCGGCGGCACCGGCACCGCCAACATCAAGAGCCACCACAACGTCGGCGGCCTGCCCGAAGACCTGCAGTTCGAGCTCGTCGAGCCGCTCCGCACCCTCTTCAAAGACGAGGTGCGGGCCATCGGCCGCGAGCTCGGCCTGCCCGAGGTCATCGTGGGCCGCCAGCCGTTCCCGGGGCCCGGCCTCGGCATCCGCATCGTCGGCGAGGTCACGCACGAGCGACTCGAGCTGCTGCGCGCCGCCGACAAGATCGCCCGCACCGAGCTGACCGCAGCCGGGCTCGACGGTGAGATCTGGCAGTGCCCGGTCGTGCTGCTGGCCGACGTGCGTTCGGTCGGCGTCCAGGGCGACGGCCGCACCTACGGCCACCCCATCGTCCTGCGCCCCGTCTCGTCGGAAGACGCGATGACCGCCGACTGGACCCGCCTGCCCTACGACGTGCTCGCGCGCATCTCGAACCGGATCACGAACGAGGTCGCCGGCGTCAACCGCGTCGTCCTCGACGTCACGTCGAAGCCACCGGGAACGATCGAGTGGGAGTAG
- a CDS encoding DUF3817 domain-containing protein, producing the protein MPLKPRPRNIPKIPGAVRLYKISAYVTGVMLLLLCMEMVLKYTPLHTELAIGDPRGFFVPAGTIRHPALDLSLGILIVHGWLYVVYLFMDFRLWSIMRWNFTRFVLIALGGVIPLMSFFVEHRMARTAMAEYETLTIERERALAAQSQEAAA; encoded by the coding sequence ATGCCCCTCAAGCCCCGGCCGCGCAACATCCCCAAGATCCCGGGGGCCGTGCGCCTGTACAAGATCTCCGCCTACGTGACGGGCGTGATGCTGCTCCTGCTGTGCATGGAGATGGTGCTCAAGTACACGCCGCTGCACACGGAGCTCGCGATCGGCGATCCCCGGGGCTTCTTCGTCCCGGCCGGCACGATCCGCCACCCCGCGCTCGATCTGTCGCTCGGCATCCTCATCGTGCACGGCTGGCTCTACGTGGTCTACCTGTTCATGGACTTCCGGCTGTGGAGCATCATGCGCTGGAACTTCACCCGCTTCGTCCTGATCGCCCTCGGCGGTGTCATCCCGCTCATGTCGTTCTTCGTCGAGCACCGGATGGCCCGCACTGCCATGGCCGAGTACGAGACCCTGACCATCGAGCGCGAACGCGCGCTCGCCGCCCAGTCGCAGGAGGCCGCCGCGTGA
- a CDS encoding SURF1 family protein, giving the protein MTETRPSDLLPETMWEVARRPKWIAMLVFALLVAALFAYLGHWQLDRSVESLKPAHTATETRVPLADVQKPQTEFLDKFTGQKVSLSGSFSASDFTILSDRLQHSESGYWLVDRFQYDRTNASVVVALGWSKTRAEAKAAISSVPTSPTTISIGGRYLPTEAADDGKFQQGLLTVISVPQLINRWSDVSGDVYNGYVVADRTWGGMTAIYSPKPIDKATLNWLNIFYAVEWVVFAGFAIFLWYRLVKDDFERIHEEADEAALAAASATP; this is encoded by the coding sequence ATGACCGAGACGCGCCCGAGCGACCTGCTTCCCGAGACCATGTGGGAGGTCGCTCGGCGACCGAAGTGGATCGCGATGCTCGTCTTCGCCCTCCTCGTCGCCGCGCTCTTCGCCTACCTCGGGCACTGGCAGCTCGACCGCTCCGTCGAGAGCCTCAAGCCCGCGCACACCGCCACCGAGACGCGCGTGCCGCTCGCCGACGTGCAGAAGCCGCAGACCGAGTTCCTCGACAAGTTCACGGGGCAGAAGGTCAGCCTGTCGGGCAGCTTCTCAGCGTCGGACTTCACGATCCTGAGCGATCGTCTCCAGCACAGCGAGTCGGGCTACTGGCTGGTCGACCGATTCCAGTACGACCGGACGAACGCCTCCGTCGTCGTCGCGCTCGGCTGGTCGAAGACGCGGGCCGAGGCGAAGGCCGCGATCTCGTCCGTTCCGACCTCGCCCACCACGATCAGCATCGGCGGCCGCTACCTCCCGACCGAGGCGGCTGACGACGGCAAGTTCCAGCAGGGGCTCCTGACCGTGATCTCCGTGCCGCAGCTCATCAACCGGTGGTCCGACGTGTCGGGCGACGTCTACAACGGCTACGTCGTCGCCGACCGCACCTGGGGCGGGATGACCGCGATCTACTCGCCGAAGCCGATCGACAAGGCCACGCTGAACTGGCTCAACATCTTCTACGCCGTCGAGTGGGTCGTCTTCGCGGGCTTCGCGATCTTCCTCTGGTACCGGCTCGTGAAGGACGACTTCGAGCGCATCCACGAGGAGGCCGACGAGGCCGCTCTCGCCGCGGCCTCGGCCACCCCGTAG